In Marinobacter sp. ANT_B65, the following proteins share a genomic window:
- the arsH gene encoding arsenical resistance protein ArsH: MKLTELPNITADLFQAPSAEHVFETAPSSHAPRILLLYGSLRERSFSRLAVEEAARLLEAMGAETRIFDPRGLPLADAEEDSHPKVQELRNLAQWAEGMVWCSPERHGAMTGIMKTQIDWIPLSMGAVRPTQGKALAVMQVCGGSQSFNVVNQLRVLGRWMRMVTIPNQSSIPKAFMEFDDNNRMKPSPYYDRIVDVMEELVKFTLLVRDRSDYLTDRYSERKESAEDLSKRVNQRSI; encoded by the coding sequence ATGAAGCTGACAGAACTCCCTAACATCACCGCCGACCTGTTCCAGGCCCCGAGCGCAGAGCATGTATTCGAAACTGCGCCCTCAAGCCACGCACCACGCATTCTGCTGTTGTACGGTTCGCTCCGTGAACGCTCCTTCAGCCGCCTGGCAGTTGAGGAAGCAGCCCGTTTGCTGGAAGCCATGGGCGCAGAAACACGCATCTTCGATCCTCGCGGCTTGCCATTGGCTGATGCCGAGGAGGATTCGCACCCCAAAGTTCAGGAACTGCGGAATCTGGCTCAGTGGGCGGAAGGTATGGTGTGGTGCTCCCCGGAACGCCACGGCGCCATGACCGGTATCATGAAAACCCAGATAGACTGGATTCCCTTGTCTATGGGCGCCGTTCGCCCCACCCAGGGCAAGGCCCTGGCGGTGATGCAGGTGTGTGGTGGCTCCCAGTCTTTCAATGTAGTCAATCAGTTACGGGTACTGGGGCGGTGGATGAGAATGGTGACCATCCCGAACCAGTCATCAATACCTAAAGCCTTCATGGAGTTTGATGACAACAACCGAATGAAGCCGTCGCCTTACTACGACCGCATCGTGGATGTCATGGAAGAACTGGTTAAGTTTACCCTGCTGGTCCGTGATCGCAGCGACTACCTGACGGACCGCTACTCCGAACGCAAAGAAAGCGCAGAAGATCTGTCAAAACGCGTAAACCAGCGATCCATCTGA
- a CDS encoding metalloregulator ArsR/SmtB family transcription factor, producing the protein MKRKVLFICTANSARSLMAEALLRHMAGDQFEVASAGTQPAGPHPLALQVLTEAGISTEGLRSKALVEFQNERWDYVITLCEKAARECVAFSQGAQQIAWDFPDPAASNRHATFVLTLKELKERIGLFTLVHQKETGMKPKTYDPVTIFKVLGDELRLAALLLIRDQNKLCVCELTEAFGVAQPKISRHLATLRDAGLVETERRGQWVYYYLNPRLPAWVSRVLDETAQSNPVLIETPLVRLQAMAERPAALCP; encoded by the coding sequence ATGAAGAGGAAAGTTCTGTTCATCTGCACAGCGAACAGCGCCCGCTCATTGATGGCCGAAGCCTTACTGAGGCACATGGCGGGAGACCAGTTTGAAGTAGCCAGCGCTGGCACTCAGCCTGCCGGGCCCCATCCCCTGGCTTTGCAGGTTCTGACGGAAGCCGGAATTTCCACTGAGGGATTGCGCAGCAAGGCACTGGTGGAGTTTCAGAATGAACGCTGGGATTACGTGATCACTCTTTGTGAAAAAGCTGCCAGGGAATGTGTGGCATTCAGCCAGGGTGCCCAACAGATTGCCTGGGACTTTCCGGATCCCGCCGCCAGTAACCGCCATGCCACTTTTGTTCTGACACTGAAAGAGCTTAAAGAGCGTATAGGCCTGTTCACTCTGGTGCATCAGAAAGAAACCGGCATGAAGCCCAAAACTTATGACCCTGTGACTATTTTCAAGGTTTTGGGCGATGAGTTGCGTCTGGCGGCCCTGCTGCTGATCCGGGATCAGAACAAGCTTTGTGTATGTGAACTGACAGAGGCATTCGGAGTGGCCCAGCCGAAAATCAGCCGTCACCTGGCCACTTTGCGGGATGCGGGGCTGGTCGAAACGGAGCGTCGTGGCCAATGGGTCTATTATTATCTGAACCCCCGGCTTCCAGCCTGGGTGTCGCGGGTTCTGGATGAAACTGCACAGAGCAATCCTGTGCTGATCGAGACGCCGCTGGTTCGGTTGCAGGCTATGGCTGAGCGGCCGGCAGCATTATGCCCCTGA
- a CDS encoding ArsJ-associated glyceraldehyde-3-phosphate dehydrogenase, with translation MNKIKVGINGFGRIGRLALRAAWGWPELEFVAINDPGADSHTLAHLLNFDSVHGRWNCEAEASGGEMMIGGKRISVTHNRAIGDTDWSGCDLVIEASGVNKTVAVLQAYLDQGVKRVVVTAPVKEEGARNIVLGVNEHIFDPASDRIVTAASCTTNCLAPVVKVIHEKLGIKHGSITTIHSLTNTQTILDAPHKDLRRARACGSSLIPTSTGSATAIIEIFPELKGRLDGHAVRVPLTNASLTDCVFEVETSTDRDTVNRLLKEASEGELRDILGYEERPLVSIDYKTDPRSSIVDALSTLVVNGTQVKIYAWYDNEWGYANRTVELARKVGSA, from the coding sequence ATGAACAAGATCAAAGTAGGCATTAATGGATTTGGCCGCATAGGACGCCTGGCTTTGCGGGCTGCCTGGGGGTGGCCGGAGCTGGAATTTGTTGCCATCAATGATCCGGGAGCCGACAGCCACACTCTGGCACACCTGCTGAACTTTGACAGTGTTCACGGTCGCTGGAACTGTGAGGCCGAAGCCAGTGGCGGTGAGATGATGATTGGCGGCAAGCGGATAAGTGTCACCCACAACAGGGCTATTGGTGACACTGACTGGTCTGGCTGCGATCTGGTGATTGAAGCCAGTGGTGTGAACAAGACGGTAGCTGTGTTGCAGGCATACCTGGATCAGGGGGTGAAGCGCGTAGTGGTCACCGCCCCGGTGAAGGAAGAGGGGGCCAGAAATATCGTACTGGGCGTGAACGAACACATTTTCGACCCGGCCAGTGACCGCATAGTTACCGCTGCATCCTGTACCACTAACTGTCTGGCGCCTGTCGTCAAAGTCATTCATGAGAAGCTTGGCATCAAACATGGCTCTATCACTACGATCCATAGCCTGACCAACACTCAGACCATCCTGGACGCCCCCCACAAGGACCTCCGCCGTGCCCGGGCCTGTGGCAGTTCGTTGATCCCCACGAGTACAGGTTCTGCCACCGCAATTATCGAGATTTTCCCGGAGCTGAAAGGCCGGCTGGACGGGCATGCAGTGCGGGTACCTTTAACCAATGCCTCGCTGACCGACTGCGTATTTGAAGTGGAGACGTCTACGGATCGCGACACAGTAAACCGGCTTCTGAAAGAGGCTTCTGAGGGCGAACTCCGGGATATTCTGGGTTACGAGGAGCGCCCACTGGTGTCCATCGACTACAAAACTGATCCGCGATCGTCCATTGTTGATGCTCTTTCTACCCTGGTGGTTAACGGAACCCAGGTAAAGATCTACGCCTGGTACGATAACGAATGGGGTTACGCCAATCGCACGGTGGAACTGGCGCGTAAGGTGGGTTCTGCCTGA
- the arsJ gene encoding organoarsenical effux MFS transporter ArsJ has product MSASVRQYLVITGNYWAFTLTDGALRMLVVLHFHQLGYSPLEIALLFIFYEFFGVVTNLVGGYLGARIGLNRTMNLGLFLQILALAMLAVPVAMLTVPWVMAAQAMSGIAKDLNKMSAKSGIKLLVPEGEQDRLYKWVAILTGSKNTLKGVGFFLGGVLLMSAGFTGAVIIMAVVLGLVWLASLFLLRQELGKSNARPKFSEILSKSRAINVLSAARMFLFGARDVWFVVALPVYLHTVFGWDFWKVGGFMASWVIGYGAIQTIAPRITGNMESKGPAVLWAAALTLVPAAIATGLMLGWSPRYVVVGGLLLFGVLFAVNSSLHSYLIISYARGDGVSLDVGFYYMSNAAGRLLGTILSGWVYQVYGLVACLWISAGLLATAALLSLMLPRRHEAAV; this is encoded by the coding sequence ATGTCTGCTTCCGTCCGTCAGTACCTTGTGATTACCGGTAATTACTGGGCTTTTACCCTGACGGATGGTGCCTTGCGGATGCTGGTGGTTCTGCACTTCCACCAGTTGGGGTACTCGCCGCTGGAAATTGCCTTGCTGTTCATTTTCTATGAATTTTTCGGGGTGGTGACGAATCTGGTGGGAGGGTACCTGGGTGCGCGAATTGGCCTTAACCGCACCATGAACCTTGGGTTGTTTTTGCAGATTCTGGCTTTGGCGATGCTCGCAGTTCCTGTTGCCATGCTGACCGTGCCCTGGGTGATGGCGGCTCAGGCCATGTCGGGTATTGCCAAAGACCTGAACAAGATGTCCGCGAAAAGCGGAATCAAGCTTCTGGTGCCGGAAGGCGAGCAGGACCGGCTCTACAAGTGGGTAGCGATTCTTACGGGTTCGAAGAACACTCTGAAAGGCGTCGGGTTCTTTCTGGGCGGCGTGTTGCTGATGTCAGCTGGCTTTACTGGTGCTGTGATCATCATGGCAGTGGTTTTGGGCCTGGTCTGGCTGGCGAGTCTGTTTCTGCTCAGGCAGGAACTGGGCAAGAGCAACGCCAGGCCGAAGTTCAGTGAGATTCTGTCAAAAAGCCGTGCTATCAACGTGCTGTCCGCTGCGCGGATGTTTCTGTTCGGTGCCCGGGACGTCTGGTTCGTGGTGGCCCTGCCGGTCTATCTCCATACGGTGTTTGGCTGGGATTTCTGGAAAGTTGGTGGGTTCATGGCCTCATGGGTGATCGGTTATGGCGCCATTCAGACGATTGCTCCACGTATTACCGGGAATATGGAGAGTAAGGGGCCCGCAGTGCTCTGGGCCGCGGCGCTCACGTTGGTCCCTGCTGCGATTGCAACTGGCCTGATGCTGGGCTGGTCGCCCAGGTACGTGGTTGTCGGCGGCCTGCTGCTCTTTGGTGTACTGTTTGCTGTCAATTCCTCCTTGCACAGCTATCTGATTATCAGCTACGCAAGGGGGGATGGTGTGTCTCTGGATGTGGGTTTTTACTATATGTCCAACGCCGCAGGCCGCCTTCTCGGGACAATCCTGTCAGGCTGGGTTTATCAGGTCTACGGGCTGGTGGCTTGCCTGTGGATTTCTGCGGGGTTGCTGGCCACGGCCGCGTTACTGTCGCTGATGCTCCCCCGCAGGCATGAAGCCGCTGTCTGA
- a CDS encoding ATP-binding cassette domain-containing protein: MKGLRLENVCIGRLDRVSLAVPDGQVVCVSGPSGSGKSRLLRAIADLEPHSGRISLDGTDQLAVSAHQWRSQVMMVPADSQWWFDRVGEHFSDGAGDRLPPALGFPPDVMDWSVSRLSSGERQRLALWRALTLEPRALLLDEPTANLDGDATVSIENWLLDEIHRRQLATLWVAHDLAQIGRVADAHLRIAGTGLEPDHGSD; the protein is encoded by the coding sequence TTGAAAGGACTGCGGCTGGAAAATGTCTGCATTGGCCGGCTGGACCGGGTATCTCTGGCTGTGCCTGACGGCCAGGTGGTTTGCGTGTCCGGGCCTTCTGGCAGTGGAAAAAGCCGGTTGTTGCGAGCGATTGCCGATCTGGAACCCCACAGCGGCCGGATTTCCCTTGATGGCACAGATCAGCTCGCCGTCTCTGCCCACCAGTGGCGCAGCCAGGTGATGATGGTTCCCGCTGACAGTCAGTGGTGGTTTGACAGGGTGGGAGAGCACTTTTCTGATGGGGCCGGTGACAGGCTGCCGCCGGCCCTGGGTTTTCCACCTGACGTGATGGATTGGTCGGTCAGCCGGCTGTCATCTGGTGAACGGCAGCGCCTGGCATTATGGCGGGCTTTGACTCTGGAACCCCGGGCCCTGCTGCTGGATGAACCCACGGCCAATCTGGATGGCGATGCTACAGTTAGTATTGAAAACTGGTTGCTTGATGAGATTCATCGCCGGCAGCTTGCCACCTTGTGGGTGGCCCACGACCTGGCTCAGATTGGCCGCGTGGCGGATGCACACCTACGGATAGCAGGAACCGGACTGGAGCCTGATCATGGAAGTGATTGA
- a CDS encoding ABC transporter permease — MEVIDLAWWKLGLATLLILALAATSHLSRLGIARSLLTATVRTIIQLALIALVLEALFASSAFYWIALMALIMLLVAGREVVVRQGRRLRGWWAFGIGAGAMFISSFTVTVMALIVVIGPEPWYAPQYAIPLLGMMLGNNLTGISLALDRLNESVWRQRAVIESRLMLGQTWQEALEDIRRESMRSGMMPSINAMAAAGIVSLPGMMTGQILAGSPPAVAVKYQILVMLIITAGTGFGAVMAVSWGSRRLFDERERLRLDRLLKP, encoded by the coding sequence ATGGAAGTGATTGATCTTGCCTGGTGGAAGCTGGGGCTGGCGACTCTACTGATTCTGGCGCTGGCAGCCACCAGCCACCTTTCCCGTCTGGGTATTGCCCGCAGTCTGTTAACAGCCACGGTGCGTACCATCATCCAGTTGGCTTTGATCGCTCTGGTGCTGGAAGCGCTCTTTGCTTCGTCGGCATTTTACTGGATTGCACTGATGGCACTGATCATGCTGTTGGTTGCAGGAAGGGAAGTAGTGGTCCGTCAGGGCAGGCGACTGCGGGGCTGGTGGGCATTCGGGATCGGTGCCGGAGCGATGTTTATTTCGTCATTCACCGTGACCGTGATGGCGCTGATCGTGGTGATTGGCCCTGAGCCCTGGTACGCGCCGCAGTACGCCATTCCGTTGCTGGGTATGATGCTGGGAAATAATCTGACCGGTATCAGTCTGGCTCTGGACCGGTTGAACGAATCAGTCTGGAGGCAACGGGCGGTGATCGAGAGCCGGTTGATGCTGGGTCAGACCTGGCAAGAGGCACTGGAAGACATCCGCCGCGAATCCATGCGCAGCGGTATGATGCCATCAATTAACGCCATGGCTGCTGCTGGCATCGTCAGCCTGCCAGGTATGATGACGGGGCAGATCCTGGCGGGTAGCCCACCAGCGGTGGCGGTGAAATACCAGATTCTGGTAATGCTGATCATCACCGCAGGCACCGGGTTTGGTGCTGTGATGGCTGTCAGTTGGGGCAGCCGGCGACTGTTTGACGAGAGGGAACGCCTGCGCCTGGACCGGCTGCTGAAGCCCTGA
- a CDS encoding acyl-CoA thioesterase: protein MTAYDDDKPKPRGDLVLQIVPLPQDTNANGDVFAGWLVKQMDIAAATMAGRISLGRNATVAMDRMEFLSPLRVGSQVGCYCELVDIGRSSMKINVEVWTLDRTAKNPRKVTEGRFVYVAIDEQGRIREVPEQHQ, encoded by the coding sequence ATGACTGCGTATGACGATGACAAACCCAAACCCCGTGGCGATCTGGTCCTTCAGATTGTTCCCCTGCCTCAAGACACCAACGCCAATGGCGATGTGTTTGCGGGCTGGCTTGTAAAACAGATGGATATTGCCGCTGCCACTATGGCCGGGCGAATTTCTCTGGGCCGCAATGCCACAGTGGCTATGGACCGGATGGAGTTTCTCTCACCACTGAGGGTAGGATCTCAAGTCGGGTGCTACTGCGAACTGGTAGATATCGGCCGCAGCTCCATGAAAATCAATGTCGAAGTCTGGACCCTTGACCGTACCGCCAAAAACCCGCGCAAGGTTACCGAAGGCCGGTTTGTGTACGTTGCAATCGATGAACAGGGCCGCATCCGGGAAGTACCAGAGCAGCATCAGTAA
- a CDS encoding substrate-binding domain-containing protein has translation MMNLNKAFATVALAGTVAAMSAPAMARDTISIVGSSTVYPFATVVAERFGSNTEFSTPKMESTGSGGGMKIFCQGIGTQNPDITNASRRMKTSEFELCQSNGVKDIVEFRIGSDGIVIASSKEAEHMDLTLEQLFLALGEKVPQNGKWVANPNKTWSDVDSSLPNKPIRVMGPPPTSGTRDSFNELALEGGCDELPEAASLSKDEHKAICQSIREDGAFIEAGENDNLIVQKLIGDKDMYGVFGYSFLEENGDRLQAAALNGVEPTQENIAEDKYPVARSLFFYVKKAHVGVVPGIVEYASEFVSPRAMGSNGYLKDVGLIIPTRAALMELQDKVENMPNLTLEELK, from the coding sequence GTGATGAATCTGAACAAAGCATTCGCAACAGTTGCGCTGGCTGGCACCGTCGCCGCAATGTCTGCACCGGCAATGGCTCGTGACACTATCAGTATCGTGGGTTCCTCCACGGTTTACCCGTTCGCTACTGTTGTGGCTGAGCGTTTTGGCTCTAACACTGAGTTCTCCACGCCGAAAATGGAATCCACAGGTTCTGGTGGTGGCATGAAGATCTTCTGTCAGGGCATTGGTACCCAGAACCCGGATATCACCAACGCTTCCCGTCGTATGAAGACCTCTGAGTTCGAACTTTGCCAGAGCAACGGCGTGAAAGACATTGTTGAATTCCGTATTGGTTCTGACGGCATCGTGATTGCGAGCTCCAAGGAAGCGGAGCATATGGATCTGACTCTTGAGCAGCTGTTTCTGGCTCTGGGCGAGAAAGTTCCCCAGAATGGCAAGTGGGTGGCTAACCCGAATAAGACCTGGAGTGACGTTGATTCCAGTCTGCCGAACAAGCCAATCCGCGTAATGGGACCGCCTCCGACATCCGGCACCCGTGATTCATTCAACGAACTGGCGCTGGAAGGTGGTTGTGATGAACTTCCTGAAGCGGCTAGCCTGAGCAAAGACGAGCATAAAGCTATCTGCCAGAGCATTCGTGAAGATGGGGCCTTTATTGAAGCGGGTGAGAACGACAACCTGATCGTTCAGAAGCTCATCGGTGACAAGGATATGTACGGCGTTTTCGGATACAGCTTCCTGGAAGAGAACGGTGACCGTTTACAGGCCGCTGCCCTCAACGGTGTTGAGCCGACACAGGAGAATATCGCGGAAGACAAGTACCCGGTTGCCCGTTCCTTGTTCTTCTATGTGAAAAAGGCCCACGTAGGTGTGGTGCCGGGTATTGTTGAGTATGCTTCCGAGTTCGTCAGCCCGCGTGCCATGGGCTCAAACGGCTACCTGAAAGATGTCGGGCTTATTATTCCGACTCGTGCTGCCCTGATGGAGCTTCAGGACAAGGTTGAAAACATGCCTAATCTGACTCTGGAAGAGCTGAAATAA
- the pstC gene encoding phosphate ABC transporter permease subunit PstC, translating into MQPLNLLLLTMVLAVVAYGLGYARSRALAMPLGGVRHLKSLPGYYGVRAAIWCGVPALIILAFWAAFEGKVIQSIVVGTLPDTMIPDSAGEASLLMSKIGNVANGSLPSGFVEEPVAKAAELLQALQVQSKIYMTGLVVAVALLAGFLGWIRIRPLLNAREQVEAVLRWFFFACAGVAVLTTVGIVFSVVFETIRFFEQVPFFEFFFGTSWSPQLALRTDQVGSEGAFGMIPLFTGTLLISFIAMLIAAPVGLMSAIYLSEYANKRVRSIVKPLLEMLAGIPTVVYGFFAALTVAPFISDLASAVGVEASSQSALAAGLVMGIMIIPFVSSLSDDVINAVPQTLRDGSLALGATQSETMKKVIFPAALPGIMGGLLLAVSRAIGETMIVVMAAGLAANLTANPLETVTTVTVQIVTLLVGDQEFDSAKTLAAFALGAMLFIATLLLNVIALKIVRKYREQYD; encoded by the coding sequence ATGCAACCGTTAAACCTGCTTTTATTGACGATGGTGCTGGCCGTGGTCGCCTATGGACTGGGCTATGCCCGGTCCCGCGCGCTGGCAATGCCCCTCGGCGGTGTGCGCCACCTTAAATCGTTACCCGGCTATTACGGCGTTCGCGCGGCCATCTGGTGCGGAGTGCCTGCGCTGATTATTCTGGCCTTTTGGGCGGCGTTCGAAGGCAAAGTTATCCAGTCGATCGTGGTCGGCACCTTGCCCGACACCATGATTCCTGATTCGGCGGGTGAGGCCAGCCTCCTGATGAGCAAAATCGGCAACGTCGCCAATGGATCCTTGCCCTCTGGCTTTGTTGAGGAGCCTGTCGCTAAAGCGGCTGAATTGCTGCAGGCGCTGCAGGTACAGAGCAAAATCTATATGACAGGTCTGGTTGTTGCAGTTGCGCTGCTGGCCGGATTTTTGGGGTGGATACGTATACGCCCGCTGCTGAATGCGCGGGAGCAGGTAGAGGCGGTTCTGCGCTGGTTCTTTTTTGCCTGCGCCGGCGTCGCAGTTCTGACCACCGTAGGTATCGTCTTCTCGGTGGTATTTGAAACCATTCGGTTCTTTGAGCAGGTGCCATTCTTCGAGTTTTTCTTCGGCACTTCCTGGAGCCCTCAGCTGGCCCTGAGAACTGATCAGGTTGGCTCGGAGGGAGCGTTCGGGATGATCCCGTTGTTTACCGGGACTCTGCTGATTTCATTTATTGCGATGCTGATTGCAGCGCCCGTCGGCCTGATGTCGGCAATTTATCTTTCTGAATATGCCAATAAAAGGGTTCGCAGCATCGTCAAGCCTCTGCTGGAAATGCTGGCAGGTATTCCGACAGTCGTGTACGGCTTTTTTGCCGCCCTGACGGTCGCGCCCTTTATCAGTGATCTTGCCAGTGCGGTGGGTGTGGAGGCCTCTTCTCAGAGCGCTCTCGCGGCAGGGCTGGTCATGGGTATCATGATCATCCCGTTCGTTTCCTCGCTTTCGGATGATGTTATTAACGCTGTGCCCCAGACCCTTCGTGATGGCTCCCTGGCTCTGGGTGCGACCCAGTCTGAAACCATGAAGAAGGTTATATTTCCGGCGGCCCTGCCGGGCATCATGGGCGGTCTTTTGCTGGCAGTGTCCAGAGCCATTGGTGAAACCATGATTGTCGTTATGGCGGCGGGTCTGGCTGCCAATCTGACTGCAAATCCTCTGGAAACCGTCACCACCGTAACCGTGCAGATTGTTACCTTACTGGTTGGTGATCAGGAGTTTGACAGTGCGAAGACTCTGGCTGCGTTTGCACTGGGTGCGATGCTGTTCATCGCTACGCTGCTGCTCAACGTTATCGCTTTGAAAATTGTCCGGAAATATCGGGAACAATATGACTGA
- the pstA gene encoding phosphate ABC transporter permease PstA, with product MTDHTSQAELVRRSLKHRYRKERRFRAYGILAIAIALTALITLFTDIVGKGYTGFLKTTITLEVTMDPDLMYLDDPTDSKQVRMADFVAPLVAAVDDALPGATADDQDALRRLINPYASNELRDALIENPEWMGTTRTMSFLAHSNVDVYVKHKGDSAYSIKLTEQQQSWVDELREQGLVETSFNDVFFTNGDSRDPAKAGVLGAIVGSLLTMIITLVLAFPIGVAAAIYLEEFAPRNRLTDFIEVNINNLAAVPSIIFGLLGLAIFINLFGMPRSVPVVGGLVLTLMTLPTIIISSRAAIKSVPPSVREAAEGIGASKMQVVLHHVLPLALPGMLTGSIIGMAQALGETAPLLLIGMVAFIVEVPEGVFDAATVLPVQVFLWAGSPELAFIERASAAIMVLLAFLMTMNAMAIWLRKRLERRW from the coding sequence ATGACTGATCATACTTCACAAGCGGAATTGGTTCGCCGGTCCCTCAAACACAGATACCGCAAAGAACGTCGTTTCCGTGCTTATGGGATCCTGGCAATTGCCATAGCCCTTACGGCCCTGATTACTCTGTTTACCGATATTGTCGGTAAAGGGTACACAGGGTTTCTGAAAACGACGATTACCCTTGAAGTGACCATGGATCCGGACCTGATGTACCTGGACGATCCCACGGATTCAAAACAGGTGCGCATGGCAGACTTCGTGGCGCCACTGGTAGCTGCTGTCGATGATGCTCTTCCGGGTGCCACTGCGGATGATCAGGATGCCTTGCGCCGGTTGATCAACCCATACGCTTCCAATGAACTCCGGGATGCGTTGATTGAGAATCCGGAATGGATGGGTACAACGCGAACCATGTCCTTCCTGGCGCACAGCAACGTCGATGTTTACGTGAAGCATAAGGGCGATTCGGCCTATTCCATCAAGCTGACGGAGCAGCAGCAGTCCTGGGTGGACGAGCTCAGAGAGCAGGGCCTTGTAGAAACCAGTTTCAACGACGTTTTCTTCACTAATGGAGACTCCAGAGACCCTGCGAAGGCGGGCGTGCTGGGGGCGATTGTCGGGTCGTTGCTGACCATGATCATCACTCTGGTGCTTGCGTTCCCCATTGGCGTTGCTGCAGCGATTTACCTGGAGGAATTTGCCCCCAGGAACAGACTGACGGATTTCATCGAGGTTAATATCAATAACCTGGCTGCGGTTCCGTCAATAATATTCGGGTTGCTGGGTCTTGCGATCTTCATCAATCTGTTCGGCATGCCGCGCTCGGTGCCGGTGGTGGGTGGTTTGGTACTGACTCTGATGACTCTGCCTACAATCATTATTTCCAGCCGTGCTGCAATCAAGAGTGTGCCGCCCTCGGTGCGCGAAGCTGCCGAAGGTATCGGGGCCTCAAAAATGCAGGTAGTGCTGCACCATGTACTTCCGCTGGCGTTGCCTGGCATGCTGACTGGCTCGATCATTGGCATGGCTCAGGCACTGGGCGAAACCGCACCGCTGCTGTTGATTGGCATGGTGGCGTTTATTGTTGAAGTCCCGGAAGGAGTTTTTGATGCCGCAACTGTTTTGCCTGTGCAGGTGTTTCTGTGGGCAGGCAGCCCGGAGCTGGCGTTCATTGAACGTGCTTCAGCTGCAATTATGGTTTTGCTGGCTTTTCTGATGACTATGAATGCAATGGCCATTTGGCTCCGCAAACGCCTTGAGCGCCGGTGGTAA
- the pstB gene encoding phosphate ABC transporter ATP-binding protein PstB, producing MEEGVTVGTPFTDDAKFKLRNVEVFYGDSPAIKNISLDIARNEVIAFIGPSGCGKSTFLRCLNRMNDSIDVCRVKGQLLLDGHDIYDAKRDVVELRARVGMVFQKPNPFPKSIYDNVAYGPRIHGLANRKSELDDIVENSLRKAGLWNEVKDRLDAMATGMSGGQQQRLCIARAIAVSPEVVLMDEPCSALDPIATAKVEELIAELSESFTIVIVTHSMQQAARVSHRTAYFHLGHLVEVNETSKVFTTPEHQLTESYISGRFG from the coding sequence ATGGAAGAAGGTGTTACAGTCGGAACGCCCTTCACTGACGACGCGAAGTTCAAGTTGCGTAATGTGGAAGTTTTCTACGGCGACAGCCCGGCTATCAAGAACATCAGTCTGGATATTGCCCGCAATGAGGTGATCGCGTTTATTGGCCCATCCGGGTGCGGGAAATCAACCTTCCTGCGTTGTCTGAACCGAATGAACGACAGTATTGATGTCTGCCGGGTAAAAGGACAGCTGCTGCTGGATGGCCACGATATATACGATGCCAAGCGCGACGTGGTTGAGCTGCGTGCCCGTGTAGGTATGGTGTTCCAGAAGCCCAACCCGTTTCCCAAATCAATTTATGACAATGTGGCCTATGGCCCACGTATTCATGGCTTGGCGAACCGTAAGTCGGAGCTGGATGACATAGTGGAGAACAGTCTGCGCAAGGCGGGGCTGTGGAACGAGGTCAAGGATCGTCTTGATGCCATGGCGACCGGCATGTCAGGTGGGCAGCAGCAACGGCTGTGTATTGCCAGAGCCATTGCCGTCAGCCCGGAAGTCGTATTGATGGATGAGCCCTGTTCGGCACTGGATCCTATTGCCACGGCCAAAGTTGAAGAGCTGATTGCAGAGCTGTCCGAGAGTTTTACGATTGTGATAGTTACCCATTCCATGCAGCAAGCTGCACGGGTTTCTCATCGCACAGCGTATTTTCACCTGGGTCACCTGGTTGAGGTAAACGAGACCAGCAAAGTATTTACAACGCCTGAACATCAACTCACGGAATCCTATATTTCCGGTCGTTTTGGCTGA